In Trichoderma atroviride chromosome 2, complete sequence, one DNA window encodes the following:
- a CDS encoding uncharacterized protein (EggNog:ENOG41): protein MLFTIKCAVKSCRSEFCLSSSEHHSDTQQTQTLKQLPNKAELSNKSPRYLAISVHQPDYSSNSTTNQLNTMAFFPRAFCQPSEASLTPLFRLLDDFDSYNRQTGRSSNVRRTAPQWQPKFDIRETTHAYELYGELPGISKENVLIEFADPQTLVVRGKTERSYAASTSPSASVVNTPSTETATEKEEPVRRNSNSSHQATVEDEDEASERESGFEVVTSEEEKKIEEKKTTPQKPVDKARYWLTERSIGEFSRSFHFPTFVDHEAVSAGFQDGILNISVPKAKKLETRRITVF, encoded by the coding sequence ATGCTATTCACTATAAAGTGCGCTGTGAAGTCATGCAGAAGTGAATTTTGTTTGTCCTCATCAGAACATCACTCAGATACTCAGCAAACGCAAACACTCAAACAACTACCAAACAAAGCAGAGCTCTCCAACAAATCTCCACGCTATCTAGCAATCTCAGTTCATCAACCTGACTATTCTTCAAATTCAACAACAAACCAATTAAACACAATGGCCTTCTTCCCTCGCGCTTTCTGCCAGCCCTCTGAGGCCTCTCTCACTCctctcttccgcctcctCGATGACTTCGACAGCTACAACAGACAGActggcagaagcagcaatGTGCGCCGAACTGCTCCCCAGTGGCAGCCCAAGTTTGACATCCGCGAGACTACACACGCCTACGAGCTCTATGGCGAGCTCCCTGGCATAAGCAAGGAGAATGTGTTGATCGAGTTCGCTGATCCTCAGACCCTGGTTGTCCGCGGCAAGACTGAGCGATCATACGCTGCCAGCACATCTCCATCAGCTTCTGTTGTAAACACTCCATCCACCGAGACTGCCACTGAGAAGGAGGAACCTGTGCGCCGAAACTCCAACAGCTCTCACCAGGCCACcgtcgaagatgaggacgaggccaGCGAGCGCGAATCGGGCTTTGAAGTCGTCACCtctgaggaagagaagaagattgaggagaagaagacgactcCACAGAAGCCCGTCGACAAGGCTAGATACTGGCTCACTGAGCGCAGCATTGGAGAGTTCTCTCGCAGCTTCCACTTCCCGACATTTGTCGATCACGAGGCTGTGAGTGCCGGTTTCCAGGACGGCATTCTGAACATTAGTGTTcccaaggcgaagaagcttGAGACTCGCCGCATCACTGTTTTCTAA
- a CDS encoding uncharacterized protein (BUSCO:EOG092D2NO9) yields MSYFFSTPVDIDIVLDEPDDRTMVDVKLDKNRREKAPLYMDGESVKGAVTVRPKDGKRLEHTGIKVQFIGTIEMFFDRGNHYEFLSLNQELAAPGELQHPQTFDFNFKNVEKQYESYNGINVKLRYFVRVTVSRRMADVIREKDIWVYSYRIPPEMNSSIKMDVGIEDCLHIEFEYSKSKYHLKDVIVGRIYFLLVRLKIKHMELSIIRRETTGAAPNQYNESETLVRFEIMDGSPSRGETIPIRLFLGGFDLTPTFRDVNKKFSTRYYLSLVLIDEDARRYFKQSEIILYRQAPDAPAVQGAALQSLPPAPENRVAPAAVQA; encoded by the exons ATGTCGTACTTCTTCTCAACCCCCGTCGACATCGACATCGTCCTCGACGAGCCCGACGACCGCACCATGGTCGATGTCAAGCTCGACAAGAACCGCCGCGAAAAGGCGCCCCTGTACATGGACGGCGAGTCGGTCAAGGGCGCCGTCACCGTGCGGCCCAAGGACGGCAAACGCCTCGAGCACACGGGCATCAAGGTCCAGTTCATCGGCACGATAG AAATGTTCTTTGACCGCGGCAACCACTACGAGTTCCTCTCGCTGAACCAGGAGCTCGCCGCGCCGGGGGAGCTGCAGCACCCGCAGACGTTCGACTTCAACTTCAAAAACGTCGAGAAGCAGTACGAGTCGTACAACGGCATCAACGTCAAGCTGCGCTACTTTGTCCGCGTCACCGTCTCGCGCCGCATGGCCGACGTGATCCGCGAAAAGGACATTTGGGTCTACAGCTACCGCATCCCCCCGGAGatgaacagcagcatcaagatggacGTTGGCATCGAGGACTGCCTGCACATTGAGTTTGAGTACAGCAAGAGCAAGTACCACCTCAAGGACGTCATTGTTGGGCGCATTTACTTTTTGCTGGTCCGGCTCAAGATTAAGCACATGGAACTATCCATCATCAGGAGAGAAACAACCGGTGCGGCTCCGAACCAATATAATGAGAGCGAGACCCTGGTGCGGTTTGAGATTATGGATGGCTCTCCCTCAAGAGGAGAAACGATTCCCATCAGACTGTTCCTCGGAGGCTTTGACCTGACACCCACCTTTCGCGACGTGAACAAGAAGTTTTCCACACGATACTACCTCAGTCTCGTCCTCATTGACGAAG ACGCCCGACGGTATTTCAAGCAGTCGGAAATCATCCTCTACCGTCAAGCCCCCGACGCCCCCGCCGTCCAAGGCGCAGCCCTCCAAAGCCTACCCCCTGCCCCTGAAAACAGAGTTGCCCCTGCTGCGGTTCAGgcatga